A single window of Culicoides brevitarsis isolate CSIRO-B50_1 chromosome 3, AGI_CSIRO_Cbre_v1, whole genome shotgun sequence DNA harbors:
- the LOC134834641 gene encoding 5-hydroxytryptamine receptor 1-like, translating to MPPFPQASRNFMDPSAELLQYIDADQDYSAALGESANDIDLGNNASTLWPSSTELFYSTVLSDSTTTLNLTVYSGTTTAIVAAPSEDPPAIPDLPSVSHIIVSVVLLAVILGTIIGNVLVCVAVCLVRKLRRPCNYLLVSLAVSDLCVAVLVMPTALLYEVIEEWKFGPVFCDIWVSFDVLSCTASILNLCAISVDRYLAITKPLEYGVKRTPKRMMLNVAFVWLGAACISLPPLLILGNEHTEDGKPACIVCQNFGYQIYATLGSFYIPLTVMLFVYYQIFRAARRIVMDEKRAQTRLENAINGGANAAGQQQQEKSLTGSGNVVVTNASPHHKKLRFQLAKERKASTTLGIIMSAFTVCWLPFFILALVRPLLGEEYHLRTLTSVFLWLGYANSLLNPIIYATLNRDFRKPFQEILYFRCSSLNIMMREDFYHSQYGEPPSQRVVLGNEGQGARESFL from the exons ATGCCCCCATTCCCGCAGGCGTCACGAAACTTTATGGATCCATCGGCAGAGCTGTTGCAGTACATTGACGCAGATCAGGACTACAGCGCCGCCCTCGGTGAATCCGCGAACGACATCGATCTCGGCAACAACGCCTCGACCCTTTGGCCCAGTTCGACGGAACTTTTTTACTCTACCGTGCTCTCAGACTCTACAACGACGCTCAACCTTACGGTGTATTCGGGCACGACAACAGCGATCGTCGCAGCGCCCTCCGAAGATCCGCCCGCCATTCCCGATCTGCCTTCCGTGTCGCACATCATCGTGAGCGTCGTGCTGCTCGCCGTGATTCTCGGCACGATAATTGGCAATGTGCTCGTGTGCGTTGCTGTTTGTCTCGTGCGCAAGTTGCGACGTCCCTGCAACTATCTGTTAGTGTCGCTCGCGGTTTCGGATCTTTGTGTCGCTGTGCTCGTTATGCCAACCGCCTTGCTCTACGAAGTGATCGAAGAATGGAAATTCGGACCCGTTTTCTGTGACATTTGGGTTTCGTTCGACGTGCTATCGTGCACAGCTTCAATTCTCAATCTTTGCGCCATTTCTGTCGATCGGTATCTGGCGATCACAAAACCGCTCGAATATGGCGTCAAACGTACGCCGAAACGCATGATGCTCAATGTGGCGTTCGTTTGGCTCGGAGCGGCTTGTATTTCGCTTCCGCCCTTGCTCATTTTGGGCAATGAACACACGGAGGATGGGAAACCCGCGTGCATTGTGTGTCAGAATTTCGGCTATCAGATATATGCCACGCTTGGCTCATTTTATATCCCACTAACTGTGATGCTATTTGTATACTATCAAATATTTCGTGCTGCCAGACGAATCGTTATGGATGAGAAACGCGCACAAACTAGGCTAGAAAATGCGATAAATGGCGGCGCAAATGCCGCCGGGCAACAGCAACAGGAGAAATCTCTCACGGGAAGCGGGAATGTCGTTGTGACAAACGCGTCGCCGCATCACAAGAAGCTACGTTTTCAACTGGCGAAGGAGCGGAAAGCATCGACAACGCTTGGCATTATCATGTCAGCTTTCACTGTTTGTTG GTTACCGTTCTTCATTCTCGCTCTCGTTCGTCCATTGCTCGGAGAGGAATATCATTTGCGAACACTGACATCCGTCTTTTTGTGGTTAGGTTATGCGAATTCGCTCCTGAATCCCATCATCTATGCCACGCTAAATCGCGATTTTCGAAAACCCTTTCAAGAAATCCTCTACTTTAGATGCTCTAGTTTAAATATAATGATGCGCGAAGACTTTTATCACAGTCAATATGGCGAGCCGCCAAGTCAACGGGTAGTGTTAGGCAATGAAGGGCAGGGGGCTCGCGAAAGTTTCCTctga